The nucleotide sequence cacagaagTGAATGCAAAACCAGTGTGCTTGGTATGTAATCAGCAAGTTGCAGTGTTCAAAGAGTTTAATATTCGGCGCCACTATGAGACTCATCATAAAGACAAGTATGACCACTTGAAAGGACAAATAAGGAAAGACGAGATAAACAAATTGGTGGCTGGTCTGAAGAAACAGCAGTCTACTTTTACGCGCAGCCGCGATATCGCTGATGGGGCTGTAAGAGCCAGCTACATTATTGCCAACGAGCTGGTGCAGGCATCCAAGCCATTTTCTGATGGGGAGTTTGTAAAAACATGCATGCTGAAGGCTGCAGAAGTCGTGTGCCCTGAAAAGCGACCTGCCTTTGCCAATATTAGTCTAACGAGGAACACTGTCGCAGATCGGGTGACAGAACTCTCAAGTGACTTGACAGgccaaatgaaagagaaaatcaaGTCATTTATCGCATTTTCAATTGCAATAGATGAGAGCACCGATGTCACAGATATTGCTCAACTGGCCATATTCGTTAGAGGTGTTGATGAAACTTTGACCATCACCGAGGAGCTGCTTGAATTGGTGCCCATGAATGACACCACAACAGCAGATGACATTTTCAGCGCTCTCGTTGGAGCGCTGGACAAGGTGGGAGCGGACTGGTCCCGTGCCGTGAGCCTGGCTACCGACGGTGCGCCATCAATGGTCGGGAGAAAGGCAGGCGTTGCCACAAAATTCCGTGACAAAGTACAGACCGCAAATGGAGGACAAGAGTTTTGggcatttcactgtattttgcaTCAGGAGGCGTTATGTtgcaaaacactgcaaatggACCATGTTATGAGTGTGGTTGTGAAAACTGTCAATTTCATCAGAGCGCGCGGTCTAAATCACCGTCAGTTTGACACATTTCTCAGTGATAATGTCATTCATGCTGGCCTACCATACCACACTGACGTGCGGTGGTTAAGCAGAGGTGCAGTACTCAAGCGCTTCTTTGAGCTACGAGGGGAAATTAGACAGTTCATGGAGAAGAAGGGACGCCCAGTAAAGGAACTTAAATGCAAGGAATGGGTGCAGGATCTTGCGTTTATGGTTGATATTACACAACACTTGAATACACTTAACACTACATTGCAGGGCCGTAACAGAGTTGTCACTCAATATTACGACAGCATAAGTGCGTTCAAGATGAAACTGTCACTGTGGGAGACGCAGCTATCCAACGGTGACACCGCGCATTTCTCTTGTCTCACAGCTGTGCGTCCGGAGGCACCGGACCGTCCCGATAatgatttggaaaaatataaagacaacaTAACAGATTTGCTGCGAGAGTTTGAGCAGAGGTTTCAGGTATTCAGTGAACTTGAGAACAAATTTGGCTTTTTTCGCTCGCCATTTACAGTGAAGCCTTCTGATATGCCAGCTGACATTCAACTCGAGCTTATTGACTTGCAGTGCGATTCCGCTATGAAGGATAAATTTGGGTCCGTGGGATTGGATCAATATCTCGTGCCAGGTTACCCCAAATTAACAGCCATGGCTGCAAAGGTTCTATCCATGTTTGGGACTACTTATCTTTGTGAACAGGTGTTCTCCGtaatgaacaataataaaacaaagcagcgCTCAAGGttaacaaataaacacttgAATGACATTGTTAAATGTGCTGCTACTCAGGATTTGACACCTAATATCGATACACTTGTGAAGGCAAAAAGATCCCAAGTTTCAGGAGCCAGCAGCAGCAAGTAGACTGCAggagtgcagtgagagagaaaaaaagtgtgatgACACGAAATTTGTTTGCACTCATGAATacagatcattaaaaataagattaatcTGGTTTCATATTAAAGACAATTAATATTGTGCAGTATATTCTCAGCTTCAGTAGGCCCAGCCTAGTAGTTTGATCTGATGTAGTCTAATCTTATTGCCCATGCACTGctataacttttattttgtatttctttttttatttatttcaaagcagtATGACAATTAAggcgaaaatatttttttcatagctcCCACTTGAGTTTGTTTAGTGTGGTGAGTTGGTTCAGGtgtaaaactgcattcacttaactgttaaaataaaccAGTTGTTAACACATTCACCGCCtaacatgaaatcatttttttttttccattgtttgtgaataaatgtgttgtgctTAGAAAAGATCCCTTGTCATCCGTGATTATAATATGTAGGGTAGGCTACAAATGTAGGCTGAATGATAAAGCATagtactgaaaaacaaagctaaatatTTGGAGTTGACATTCTTTTACTGATCCGGCCCACCCGAGAACAGAAAGTCTGGATCCGGCCCCAGAGCCAaactgagtttgacacccctggcctataatgtaataatgtaatgtaatgtcatgtaatattccgtagcaacaagataaacccgacattagccctaaaatatgccaatacagcagtgaaaacgctgctcactgaataacgaaataaacgagacaaagttttttctcaatgtcgtctttattatttgaaatgcgtattcatgtattattattatatctgtctctgaggcgctctgaaatgtgcattctctgctaagctgagcaatggattggaatatgtgtctgacgtagtgttgcaccgtataccgaaacttcagcactttttcggtccgtaaaaaaaaaaaaaaaaaaaaaagaaacggttcggtattagaatattccgacgttcggtagttttgagtcaaatgtaaaagccagggaaaattgtctcccgcattactgattgagaggatgaaaagtgtaatttgtcagaatcttcgctagaaggcagtagcaactaaggttgccaagtgaggtgacttgcgcttgtgcactcagctccttgatacagcgcaagctttgactcagttcacttcagtagcaataggtgttccaatttggaaatattatattatagatagatgctgtattgttattaaaatatgctgtttttaaatctatttaaaggtgaaagacctgttttaaagattatttagtttacaactgtttaatttttgaaatatatttaacacatttttctattgttcagtgttgtaacactataggcctatgcatattaatatgttgaataggcttcaacttaaaggttgttaatgaaccaggttgttcataaaccatgaatttgaaaatgaggtcaacccttgtggacattacgtttctcatctattaaggtaatttcagtatcgttaggtaccgagtatcgaattagcatcgtttaagtttcaagtatcatttcagtattgagtatcgtaatactaaacctggtatcagtatcaaagtcaaaatcttggtatcgtgacaacactagtgtgacgccttttttagttgcggtgcagaaacactgcagctgtgcatacacgccggaccatctaagtgttacgacatgccatctaagtgttacgacatagtaaaggcctttacgggaagcggccaggacatatccatggcgacgtaactaagtcatccaacagcgtctcttagcacaaaattggccataagtcatcaatattttatacgatcatcatgatattcagtagatatgttgggtgaaggcatatgatcat is from Anguilla anguilla isolate fAngAng1 chromosome 9, fAngAng1.pri, whole genome shotgun sequence and encodes:
- the LOC118235593 gene encoding general transcription factor II-I repeat domain-containing protein 2B-like, which translates into the protein MALSKKRKVDTECRVFKEKWTENYLFTEVNAKPVCLVCNQQVAVFKEFNIRRHYETHHKDKYDHLKGQIRKDEINKLVAGLKKQQSTFTRSRDIADGAVRASYIIANELVQASKPFSDGEFVKTCMLKAAEVVCPEKRPAFANISLTRNTVADRVTELSSDLTGQMKEKIKSFIAFSIAIDESTDVTDIAQLAIFVRGVDETLTITEELLELVPMNDTTTADDIFSALVGALDKVGADWSRAVSLATDGAPSMVGRKAGVATKFRDKVQTANGGQEFWAFHCILHQEALCCKTLQMDHVMSVVVKTVNFIRARGLNHRQFDTFLSDNVIHAGLPYHTDVRWLSRGAVLKRFFELRGEIRQFMEKKGRPVKELKCKEWVQDLAFMVDITQHLNTLNTTLQGRNRVVTQYYDSISAFKMKLSLWETQLSNGDTAHFSCLTAVRPEAPDRPDNDLEKYKDNITDLLREFEQRFQVFSELENKFGFFRSPFTVKPSDMPADIQLELIDLQCDSAMKDKFGSVGLDQYLVPGYPKLTAMAAKVLSMFGTTYLCEQVFSVMNNNKTKQRSRLTNKHLNDIVKCAATQDLTPNIDTLVKAKRSQVSGASSSK